In Polypterus senegalus isolate Bchr_013 chromosome 12, ASM1683550v1, whole genome shotgun sequence, the following are encoded in one genomic region:
- the amt gene encoding aminomethyltransferase, mitochondrial — MILLRITANRWGFLRGAFDVGCRLASTSEGVLKRTPLYEFHRDQGGKMVEFAGWSMPVQYKDSHISSHLHTRQHCSIFDVSHMLQTKVHGKDGVKFMESMVVADIAELKDNQGTLSLFTNEKGGIIDDLIVTKTDLGYLYVVSNAGCADKDSAHMQAKMSEFKASGHDADLEFLDYALIALQGPASARVLQAGMSDDLTKLTFMTSRISKVFGIPECRVTRCGYTGEDGVEISVPAKHAVQLAESLLKDNAVKMAGLGARDSLRLEAGLCLYGNDIDENTTPVEASLVWTIGKRRRTTLDFPGASVVVPQIKGKTTRKRVGLLSEGPPVRQHTPILSHEGRVIGEVTSGCPSPCLKQNVAMGYVETEFSKVGTPVKVEVRKKVVDAVVSKMPFVPTRYYTGK, encoded by the exons ATGATTTTACTGCGAATCACAGCGAATCGATGGGGGTTCCTTCGGGGTGCCTTCGATGTAGGATGTCGACTAGCTTCAACATCCGAG GGCGTCCTGAAGAGGACTCCATTATATGAATTCCACCGGGATCAGGGTGGAAAGATGGTCGAGTTTGCAGGGTGGTCAATGCCAGTGCAATACAAGGACAGCCACATCTCCTCCCACCTGCACACCCGGCAGCACTGCTCTATCTTTGATGTTTCACACATGTTGCAG ACCAAAGTGCATGGAAAGGATGGTGTCAAGTTTATGGAGAGCATGGTGGTTGCAGACATTGCAGAACTCAAGGATAACCAG GGAACTCTGTCTCTATTCACCAATGAGAAGGGGGGGATTATTGATGACCTGATTGTTACCAAAACTGATCTTGGTTACTTGTATGTTGTGTCCAACGCTGGCTGTGCAGACAAGGACTCGGCTCACATGCAG GCCAAGATGAGTGAATTTAAAGCTTCCGGCCACGATGCTGATCTGGAATTTCTGGACTATGCCTTGATCGCTTTGCAAG gTCCTGCCTCTGCCCGTGTCCTTCAGGCTGGCATGTCTGATGACCTGACAAAACTGACCTTCATGACAAGCAGAATAAGCAAAGTGTTTGGGATACCTGAGTGCAGGGTGACGCGCTGCGGCTACACTGGTGAAGACGGAGTGGAG ATATCTGTACCTGCTAAGCATGCTGTCCAGTTGGCTGAGTCACTTTTGAAAGACAATGCTGTCAAAATGGCTGGCCTGGGTGCCAGAGACAGTCTACGGCTAGAAGCTGGACTCTGTCTCTATGGCAATGATATAGATGAGAACACCACTCCAGTGGAGGCTAGCCTTGTCTGGACAATTG GGAAGCGTCGACGCACCACTTTAGATTTCCCTGGTGCCTCTGTGGTGGTTCCACAGATCAAAGGAAAGACTACACGAAAGAGGGTTGGCTTGCTGTCTGAAGGTCCCCCTGTTCGGCAGCACACCCCTATACTGTCCCATGAAGGAAGGGTAATCG GTGAGGTGACCAGTGGCTGCCCATCACCCTGCCTCAAGCAGAATGTAGCCATGGGTTATGTGGAGACTGAGTTTAGCAAAGTCGGGACCCCAGTCAAGGTTGAAGTTAGGAAGAAGGTGGTAGATGCAGTGGTCAGCAAAATGCCTTTTGTCCCTACACGCTATTATACTGGAAAATAG
- the ifrd2 gene encoding interferon-related developmental regulator 2 codes for MPRSKKGKRAGSNRAGSLRQELLQLHLSARVPSHSCKGSRNGPKGEPVPSDDDAASEVLSHYSSASETASVQDEGTGSEPVDEQTAAEETEDKLKQCIDNLMDKSLKTRLAALESLKLAFSSKMLCDFLLERRLTLTVCLERCLRKGSGEEQALTAQVATLLCIQLGSGAEAEDVLKALQPFMFSILIDTSASPTARQSCALALAMCCYVAATGDMEDLSKCLSHLEGVFSNSYPCRDGSLPTLKASDQVLHCTALQSWALLITLCSASYINTLLEEHLPKLQACLSSSDVHFRIAVGGTIALLFELAREIDQDFVYEDVDNLCDHLKDLATDSNKYRAKTDRRKQRSIFREVLHYIESEDFTEEKIQFGMEAVYIDCWVRRRIYDAFKEVLGSGVRHHLQLNHLLREIFELGPPLVHDAVSIKANKISRFEKHLYNSAAFKARTKLRSKVRDKRADVL; via the exons ATGCCCCGATCCAAGAAGGGCAAACGTGCTGGGAGTAATCGAG CAGGATCTCTGAGACAGGAACTGTTACAGCTCCACCTGTCTGCCAGGGTCCCCTCACATTCCTGTAAAG GAAGTCGCAATGGGCCAAAGGGTGAACCTGTGCCCAGCGATGATGATGCTGCCAGTGAGGTGCTGAGTCACTACAGCAGTGCCAGTGAGACTGCCTCTGTGCAGGATGAAGGAACAG GCAGTGAGCCTGTCGATGAGCAGACGGCCGCTGAGGAGACAGAAGACAAGCTGAAGCAGTGTATTGACAATCTGATGGATAAAAG CTTGAAGACTCGTCTGGCTGCTCTTGAGAGCCTGAAATTAGCATTCTCTTCCAAGATGCTGTGTGATTTCCTTCTTGAGCGGAGGCTTACCCTAACTGTCTGTCTGGAGAGGTGCCTACGTAAAG GAAGTGGAGAAGAGCAGGCCTTGACGGCGCAGGTTGCCACACTGCTGTGCATCCAGCTTGGAAGTGGAGCCGAAGCCGAGGATGTATTGAAAGCTCTGCAGCCCTTTATGTTCAGTATCCTCATTGACACCAGTGCCAGCCCAACTGCTCGCCAAAGT TGTGCCCTTGCTCTAGCCATGTGCTGCTATGTGGCTGCGACTGGTGACATGGag gACCTCAGCAAGTGTCTCTCTCATCTAGAGGGTGTCTTTTCTAACTCGTATCCCTGCAGAGATGGCTCCCTTCCCACACTAAAGGCTAGTGACCAGGTGTTGCACTGTACGGCCCTTCAATCTTGGGCTCTGCTCATCACATTGTGTTCAGCATCCTACATTAACACCCTCCTTGAAGA GCATCTGCCAAAGCTACAGGCCTGTCTGTCCAGCAGTGATGTCCACTTCAGAATTGCTGTTGGAGGGACCATTGCGCTTCTTTTTGAGTTGGCCAGGGAGATCGACCAG GATTTTGTTTACGAGGATGTGGACAATCTCTGTGATCATCTGAAAGATCTGGCAACAGACAGTAACAAGTACCGTGCCAAGACAGATCGGCGAAAACAGCGCTCAATCTTCAGAGAGGTGCTGCACTACATTGAG AGTGAAGATTTCACCGAGGAGAAGATCCAGTTTGGAATGGAGGCTGTCTACATTGACTGCTGGGTCCGACGGCGGATTTATGATGCATTTAAAGAAGTGTTGGGCTCTGGTGTCAGACATCACCTGCAG CTCAATCACCTGCTGAGAGAGATCTTCGAGCTAGGACCACCTCTAGTGCATGATGCTGTCTCAATTAAGGCCAACAAAATCTCCCGGTTTGAGAAG CATCTCTACAACTCTGCCGCCTTCAAAGCCAGAACAAAACTCCGAAGCAAAGTTCGAGACAAGAGAGCCGATGTACTTTAG